A genomic region of Myxococcales bacterium contains the following coding sequences:
- a CDS encoding tetratricopeptide repeat protein, giving the protein MIEMNREHLAAMMEAGYIYLGMKRFKEARELFEGLLVLAPESEIPSVALGNVEFCEGKLARAIKHYKVALKKDPKSYFAKVYYGEALFFSGKREEALELINEVASSDKSGAGEFARALLQAIEGGFEPKKGKGKVSK; this is encoded by the coding sequence ATGATAGAGATGAACAGGGAACATCTGGCAGCGATGATGGAGGCGGGCTACATTTATCTGGGGATGAAAAGGTTTAAAGAGGCCCGCGAGCTCTTCGAGGGGCTGCTCGTGCTGGCTCCTGAAAGCGAAATTCCATCGGTCGCCCTTGGAAATGTCGAGTTTTGCGAGGGAAAACTCGCGCGTGCTATAAAGCATTACAAGGTCGCCCTGAAGAAGGATCCAAAAAGCTATTTTGCGAAGGTCTATTATGGAGAGGCCCTCTTTTTTTCGGGAAAAAGGGAGGAGGCGCTGGAGCTCATCAATGAGGTTGCATCTTCGGACAAGTCAGGCGCGGGGGAGTTCGCAAGGGCGCTCCTTCAGGCGATAGAGGGCGGTTTCGAGCCCAAGAAGGGGAAGGGAAAGGTGTCCAAATGA